In Mycobacterium stomatepiae, the following are encoded in one genomic region:
- a CDS encoding DUF7847 domain-containing protein — MSALPPDYPVEPPPGGSTPDGFPPAYGMPPAYAGPPPGYGAEPGSGPPPGYGPPPGYRPPPPGYGPPPGYGATPGYGPPPGYGPPPGYGPPPGYGPPPGFGVPPGHGPQYGSPQLAPGAIKPGIIPLRPLSLSDIFNGAVGYIRANPKATLGLTAIVVVVMQIISLVATVGPIAALGGLANGRSEEMNWGVVGAWFGSIGVGALVTWLGSMLLSGMLTAIVGRAVFGSPITIGETWARIRGRLLPLLGLALLEASVVAVLFGLAAVVIALIAAIGNGAAAVLIGIPLFFALFALMVYLYMVVLFAPVLIVLERLPVFDAITRSFALLRNGFWRVLGIRVLTFIVAGVVSGAVSAPFSIVGQVMLAGMPSTGILLLGTVITSIGSAIGQILTAPFNAGVIVLLYTDRRIRAEAFDLVLQSGAASAPYAAASTDNLWLTRPFQG, encoded by the coding sequence GTGAGCGCGCTGCCGCCTGACTATCCGGTTGAGCCCCCGCCGGGAGGATCGACGCCCGACGGCTTTCCGCCGGCGTATGGCATGCCGCCCGCCTACGCCGGTCCACCACCCGGCTACGGCGCCGAGCCCGGCTCCGGACCGCCACCGGGTTACGGACCCCCGCCCGGCTACCGGCCGCCGCCGCCCGGGTACGGCCCGCCACCGGGGTACGGCGCAACCCCCGGTTACGGACCACCTCCCGGTTACGGGCCACCTCCCGGGTACGGACCGCCGCCGGGGTACGGGCCGCCGCCGGGATTTGGCGTGCCACCCGGCCACGGCCCGCAGTACGGCTCGCCCCAGTTGGCCCCGGGAGCGATCAAACCCGGAATCATCCCGCTGCGGCCGTTGAGCCTGAGCGACATCTTCAACGGCGCGGTCGGCTACATCCGCGCCAACCCGAAAGCCACGCTGGGGTTGACCGCGATCGTGGTTGTGGTCATGCAGATCATCTCCCTGGTCGCCACCGTGGGGCCGATCGCCGCGCTCGGCGGTCTGGCCAACGGCCGGTCAGAAGAAATGAACTGGGGTGTGGTCGGCGCGTGGTTCGGCTCGATCGGCGTCGGCGCGCTGGTCACCTGGCTGGGCAGCATGCTGCTGTCCGGGATGCTCACCGCCATCGTCGGCCGGGCGGTATTCGGTTCGCCGATCACGATCGGCGAAACGTGGGCCAGGATTCGGGGGCGGCTGCTCCCGTTGCTCGGCCTGGCACTGCTGGAAGCGTCCGTGGTGGCCGTGCTGTTCGGCCTCGCCGCGGTGGTCATCGCGTTGATCGCGGCGATCGGCAACGGGGCCGCGGCGGTGCTGATCGGCATCCCGCTGTTTTTCGCCCTGTTCGCGTTGATGGTGTACCTGTACATGGTCGTGCTGTTCGCGCCCGTGCTGATCGTGTTGGAGCGGCTACCGGTTTTCGACGCCATCACCAGATCCTTTGCGCTGCTGCGTAACGGCTTCTGGCGCGTACTCGGCATTCGGGTACTGACGTTCATCGTGGCCGGCGTGGTCTCCGGCGCGGTCAGCGCACCGTTCAGCATCGTCGGCCAGGTGATGCTCGCCGGCATGCCGTCCACCGGCATCCTGCTGCTGGGCACCGTGATCACCTCGATCGGATCGGCGATCGGCCAGATCCTCACCGCGCCGTTCAACGCCGGTGTGATCGTCCTGCTCTACACCGACCGCCGGATCCGCGCCGAGGCATTCGACCTGGTGCTGCAATCGGGCGCCGCGAGCGCGCCGTACGCGGCCGCATCGACCGACAACCTCTGGCTGACCCGGCCTTTCCAAGGCTGA
- a CDS encoding GatB/YqeY domain-containing protein, producing MAELKARLRADLTGAMKTQDKLRTATLRMLLAAVQTEEVSGKEARELSDDEILKVFARESRKRGEAAEIYTQNGRGELAANEHAEARIIDEYLPTPLNEAELADVVDTAIAQVAEAIGERPSMKQMGQVMKAATAIAAGKADGSRLSAAVKDRL from the coding sequence ATGGCGGAACTCAAAGCCCGGCTTCGGGCGGACCTCACCGGGGCGATGAAGACCCAGGATAAGTTGCGGACCGCGACCCTGCGCATGTTGCTGGCCGCTGTCCAGACCGAGGAGGTTTCTGGTAAGGAGGCCAGGGAACTATCGGACGACGAAATCCTCAAGGTGTTCGCCCGGGAATCCCGCAAGCGCGGTGAGGCCGCCGAGATTTACACCCAAAACGGCCGCGGTGAACTCGCCGCCAACGAGCACGCCGAGGCGCGGATCATCGACGAGTATCTGCCGACGCCGCTCAACGAGGCGGAGTTAGCCGACGTGGTCGACACCGCCATCGCTCAGGTTGCTGAGGCGATCGGCGAGCGGCCCAGCATGAAGCAAATGGGACAGGTCATGAAGGCGGCGACCGCGATCGCGGCCGGGAAGGCCGATGGCTCGCGGCTGTCCGCGGCGGTCAAAGACCGGCTGTAA